One part of the Lotus japonicus ecotype B-129 chromosome 2, LjGifu_v1.2 genome encodes these proteins:
- the LOC130737621 gene encoding F-box/kelch-repeat protein SKIP30-like, producing MSGLIEGLPDDVAIRCLARVPFYLHPKLELVSRSWQAAIHSPDLFKARQEVGSSEELLCVCAFDPENLWQIYDPLRDLWITLPVLPSKIRHLSNFGAVSTAGKLFVIGGGRDAFVDPLTGDQDGCFASDEVWSYDPVVRQWGPRASMLVRRYKFACCVLNGKIVVAGGFTSSGESTYQAEMYDPEKDVWIAMPDLHPVYNSACSGVMIGGKVHVLHKGLSTVQVLDNAGARWILEDCEWLQGPMAVVQDAVYLMSHGHIHKQEKDGMKVAVSTSKFGRRFWFAMIGLGDDLYVIGGLSCYDGMKLLSDVDVLTLGTERPTWHQAAPMTRCRGIIRGCTQLRI from the coding sequence atgtcTGGACTTATTGAAGGACTTCCTGATGATGTTGCAATTAGGTGCCTTGCACGTGTTCCCTTCTACCTCCACCCAAAATTAGAGCTCGTCTCTCGATCTTGGCAAGCTGCCATTCATAGCCCCGATCTATTTAAAGCTCGGCAGGAGGTAGGCTCATCGGAGGAGCTGCTGTGTGTCTGTGCTTTTGATCCAGAGAACTTATGGCAGATTTATGATCCTCTAAGAGATCTCTGGATTACACTTCCTGTTCTTCCCTCAAAGATCAGGCACCTCTCTAACTTTGGTGCTGTTTCTACTGCTGGAAAGTTGTTTGTGATTGGTGGTGGAAGGGATGCTTTTGTAGATCCTCTGACCGGTGACCAAGATGGATGTTTTGCATCCGATGAAGTCTGGTCATATGACCCTGTAGTCCGGCAGTGGGGCCCTCGGGCATCAATGCTTGTTCGACGTTATAAGTTTGCATGCTGTGTTCTTAATGGGAAAATTGTTGTGGCTGGGGGCTTCACTAGCTCTGGAGAATCAACATATCAAGCAGAAATGTATGACCCTGAGAAGGATGTTTGGATCGCGATGCCTGATCTTCATCCTGTTTATAACTCAGCCTGTTCGGGAGTAATGATTGGTGGGAAGGTGCATGTACTGCACAAGGGTTTGTCAACAGTTCAAGTTTTAGACAATGCAGGTGCTCGGTGGATTCTTGAGGACTGTGAGTGGCTCCAAGGTCCAATGGCAGTTGTCCAGGATGCAGTTTATCTGATGAGCCATGGACATATCCACAAGCAGGAGAAAGACGGGATGAAGGTTGCAGTTTCAACATCTAAGTTTGGAAGGAGATTTTGGTTTGCAATGATTGGCCTAGGTGATGATTTATATGTGATTGGAGGCCTCTCCTGCTATGACGGCATGAAGCTATTATCCGATGTTGATGTTCTCACGCTTGGGACTGAGAGACCAACTTGGCACCAGGCTGCTCCGATGACACGGTGTCGTGGTATAATTCGTGGTTGTACACAGCTGAGAATTTAG